A single genomic interval of Methylobacterium bullatum harbors:
- the ugpQ gene encoding Glycerophosphoryl diester phosphodiesterase, whose product MGSNAPAWLTATPIAHRGLHDRAAGIPENTLAAAKAAIAGGYAIECDVQLSADGEAMVFHDEALGRLTGAVALVAETRTDALRSLAVAGSTETIPTLPDTLAAIAGRVPLVVEVKSRFTGDLRLVERVAAIVSGYDGPVAVKSFDPALIEAFAGLAPDIPRGIVGETTQDDPAYALMPESLRHSLSNMLHLEASRPDFLSWRVDDLPCAATYLCRHLGRMPVMTWTVRNPDQRQRAHEHADQMVFEGFRP is encoded by the coding sequence ATGGGGTCGAACGCCCCCGCCTGGCTCACCGCGACGCCCATCGCCCATCGCGGCCTGCACGACCGCGCCGCCGGCATCCCCGAGAACACCCTGGCGGCGGCGAAAGCCGCCATCGCCGGCGGCTATGCCATCGAGTGCGACGTGCAGCTCAGCGCCGACGGCGAGGCGATGGTGTTCCACGACGAGGCGCTCGGGCGCCTCACCGGCGCCGTCGCCCTCGTGGCCGAGACGCGGACGGACGCCCTCCGGTCCCTGGCGGTGGCCGGCTCCACCGAGACGATTCCGACCCTGCCCGACACCCTCGCCGCCATCGCCGGCCGGGTGCCCCTCGTGGTCGAGGTCAAGTCGCGCTTCACCGGCGACTTGCGCCTGGTCGAGCGCGTGGCCGCCATCGTCTCGGGGTATGACGGCCCGGTGGCGGTGAAGTCCTTCGACCCGGCCTTGATCGAGGCCTTCGCCGGGCTCGCGCCGGACATCCCGCGCGGAATCGTCGGCGAGACCACCCAGGACGATCCGGCCTATGCGCTGATGCCGGAGAGCCTGCGGCATTCGCTTTCGAACATGCTGCATCTCGAAGCGAGTCGCCCCGACTTCCTGTCCTGGCGCGTGGACGACCTGCCCTGTGCCGCGACCTATCTCTGCCGCCATCTCGGCCGGATGCCGGTGATGACGTGGACGGTGCGCAATCCCGACCAGCGCCAACGTGCGCACGAGCATGCCGACCAGATGGTGTTCGAGGGATTCCGGCCGTGA
- the aruC gene encoding Succinylornithine transaminase/acetylornithine aminotransferase — protein MTSALLPTYARAPIAFERGEGAWLVTRDGERYLDFGAGIAVNALGHAHPHLVEALTTQAQKLWHTSNLFEIPEGERLGRRLVDATFADVAFFANSGAEANEAAIKMARKYHAAGGHPERFRIVTFEGAFHGRTLATIAAGGQQKYIDGFGPKVDGFDQVPFGDHDALVAAIGPETAALMIEPIQGEGGIRTVPTEMLRGLRALCDEHGLLLIMDEVQTGVGRTGRLFAHEWAGVTPDIMSAAKGIGGGFPLGVCLATAEAARGMTAGSHGTTFGGNPLAMAVGNAVLDVVLADGFLDHVLRMGLLLKQRLGAVIDRHPGVISEIRGTGLILGLKLGVPNTAFTAAARDERLLVIPAGDNVVRLLPPLIVSEADVAEAVERLDATAGRLGAQMRGAAE, from the coding sequence GTGACATCCGCCCTTCTGCCGACCTACGCCCGGGCTCCGATCGCCTTCGAGCGCGGAGAGGGCGCCTGGCTCGTGACGCGCGACGGCGAGCGATATCTCGATTTCGGCGCCGGCATCGCCGTCAACGCCCTCGGCCACGCCCACCCGCACCTCGTGGAGGCCCTGACCACCCAGGCGCAGAAGCTGTGGCATACCTCGAACCTGTTCGAGATCCCCGAGGGCGAGCGCCTCGGCCGTCGGCTCGTGGACGCGACCTTCGCGGACGTGGCGTTCTTCGCCAATTCCGGGGCCGAGGCGAACGAGGCCGCCATCAAGATGGCGCGCAAGTACCATGCGGCGGGCGGACACCCGGAGCGCTTCCGCATCGTCACCTTCGAGGGCGCGTTCCACGGGCGGACGCTGGCCACCATCGCGGCGGGCGGACAGCAGAAGTACATCGACGGCTTCGGCCCGAAGGTGGACGGATTCGACCAGGTGCCCTTCGGCGATCACGACGCGCTGGTGGCGGCGATCGGCCCGGAGACGGCCGCCCTGATGATCGAGCCGATCCAGGGGGAGGGCGGCATCCGCACGGTGCCCACCGAGATGCTGCGCGGCCTGCGGGCGCTCTGCGACGAGCACGGCCTCCTTCTCATCATGGACGAGGTCCAGACCGGCGTCGGCCGCACGGGCCGCCTGTTCGCCCATGAATGGGCGGGCGTCACCCCCGACATCATGAGCGCGGCCAAGGGCATCGGCGGCGGGTTCCCCCTCGGCGTCTGCCTCGCCACGGCGGAGGCCGCGCGCGGCATGACGGCGGGGAGCCACGGCACCACCTTCGGCGGCAATCCGCTCGCCATGGCGGTGGGCAATGCCGTCCTCGACGTGGTGCTCGCCGACGGCTTCCTCGACCACGTCCTGCGGATGGGCCTGCTCCTCAAGCAGCGTCTCGGCGCCGTCATCGACCGGCATCCGGGGGTGATCTCGGAGATTCGCGGCACCGGCCTCATCCTCGGGCTCAAGCTCGGCGTGCCCAACACCGCCTTCACCGCGGCGGCGCGCGACGAGCGCCTGCTGGTGATTCCCGCCGGCGACAACGTGGTCCGACTCTTGCCGCCGTTGATCGTCTCCGAGGCGGACGTGGCCGAGGCGGTCGAGCGCCTCGACGCCACGGCCGGACGGCTCGGGGCGCAGATGCGCGGAGCCGCGGAGTAA